The sequence AATGCTgctaaaaatttattatgtcaattttcaattgctaaaattgttgataatcatgataaaaaacaacaataatcaaaaaaacaaacaacttttaaaattggattaaacccctaattttaatttaattaagtttataatattttaaaatattatataatttagttcactcaaaaatcaatattcaataataatttttttatctatatatccaataattttttttttctattttttctttattttcacaattcataataattataacaaaacaaaaaaaaaaaaaaaaaaaaaaaaaaaaaaaactgtttttcttttttttttttttaaaaccaatattttataaaattcctCATCCCATCAATATCATAATGTAAACATAtaataaagtaataataaaaaaaaaaaaaaaacattgattttaaaaatcttgttttaattattagaaaattcaaatttgtCATTCAAATGggttaattttatttatttattatatatcgTGTGAGattttttggatttaaaaattttttttttttttatattaataatcatttttatttaatcatcTCACCATCactttttatcaaaaaaaaaaaaaaaaaaatataattattaatttgttgtgGTGAATTGtgtgttgaaaaaaaagattggattttatattttttttcataattttttaaaagaatattgATTAAATATAGAAATCCTAAATAAGTAATCAATATTCTTTTTcaacctattttttttttttttttttaaaaaaagttttggtaaaattaattgaaataattctATTACTAGATGAatggcttttttttttttttttcaaataaacaaataaaaaaaaaaaaaattataatattacaatttaaaaaatttaagtatttaaatcaattgaataaatttttatttttttaatttcaattcctaaataaacaataaaaaataaatcaaaaaaaaaaaaaaaacaatgtatatttctaaatttttactattatcattaatttcaatgatttcaatttctttaattaattctcaTGGGTATGCAATTTATCCAATGGCTCGCCAACAaaagtaattatttattttttcattttttttttattccaataaaatatcaatttattaaattttttttttttttaaaataagatGTCCAAAAGGTAATATTTGGTGGCCAGAGGATGGATCTGGTATTACTGATGCTGCATGTCGTTCAGCTTTTCAATTTGTAAAAGCAAAAGGAAATAATCCACAATATCAATTTATTCAATCAAATGAATTTTCAGTTTTAATTCCAAATTATGCTCAAGGAGCAAGTGCTTTAAAAGCAGCAGTACCAAATTCATTATGTTCAGCATATGCAACTacatcatcaaatgataaaagTGGAATGTCAATTGTTGCACCATGGACACCAACAATTATTCCAACAACTGCAAATGCTGTAAATGTTAGTTTCACTTATAAATTCTGTGCAACTGCTTCTCATAATCCAAATTTCTGGGAATTCTATGTTAGTAAACCAGGTTTCAACCCAACCACAACTCCATTAACATGGGATCATTTAACATTATTCCAAAGTTTCCCAAATACTGCAAGTGTTTCAATTAGTGATCCATCATGTTCTTCAACATCTgcttatatttttaatttaaatatgcCAACTCGTTTCTCAAATGCAATTTTATTAGTGCGTTGGCAAAGAGTTGACCCAGTTGGTGagtgttttattaattgtagtGATTTTAAATGTGTagcataaaaaaaaaaaaaaaaaaagaaataattattttatacattttatttctttatttgtaattttataatttaataactttttatatatatattttttttaaaaataaataaataaataaatattctcttatttttataattaattaattaattaataaagcATATAGTAATTTACAACCTTTtggtaatgaatttaaatctaataattctCTTTTATATAATTCAGAAATTGTTAATTCAGTACAAGTATTTGGTATaacattatttgaaattgaatgattttgaaattgtgaacttaaaataatctttttacAACCATTTGGAATTGAAAATGGCTCAATTGGTgcattgaaaaataaaaattctaaaGTTTCAAGTGATGATGGTAATATACCAATGGTCAAtggtgatttatttaaattactataGATTAAATGTTTGATTGAGTTTGGGAATATACCAGGCTCAACTATTTGATTAAATTCTCTACCAAGTTTTAAATAAGTTAATGTCGATGGTAAACTATttgattgaaattttttattataaaaataaccaAATGATAAACTCTCAATACCATCATTCAAAGTATATGGCTTCAATTCCTGATTAAATCTAGCACCAAATACTAATTTCTTAATTGACTTGAATGTACTCAATTCAATAGGTTGATTAAATTCACTACCAAATGTAATTTCAGTAATATTGTCAATAgaatttggtaaaattggtttattatatttataagctaaatttaaaatttttaaagattttggaAAATCTTTATATTGAACATCATAGTAATCTGATAATGtcaatttttcaatatatttcaaatttgaaatttcaatttgttttgtttgtAGTGGGCccattattaaaacttttaaactTTCTGGTAACTCAtctgatttaatattttgatcATAATTTCCCAATGTTAAACTAGTTATACTATTTGGTAAATcaccttttttaattggaaaattgtaattttctgaaattattaatttttttaaagagtTTGGTAAAACTccttctttaaatttaatattatactTATACCCTAAATTTAAAGAGGTTAATGAGTTTGGCAATgatccaattttaatttcagtaTTAAACGATGGCGAATTtctaaaatcaattaatttaacacTATTTGGAATTGAGTTTACTAGTATTGGTTTATTGAATAAATgactaaaataaatattttttaaattttttggtaAAACACCACAATCAATGGATTGATTAAATTGTATGCCCAAGTCAAGGGTTGTAAGCGAATTTGGTAAAACTCTAGCACTAATTCTTGTATCAAATGCTacaccaaaatcaattgttGAAACATTGTTTGGAATATCACCTTCTTCTAATAAATCATTGAAATGatcaacaaatttaattgttctaATATATTCTCTATATTTATGTTCtcttaattgttttatttctttaatattttgaatatcatattttgatattaaaattgcATCTTGccatatctttttttttaatacaatatttctccaaattttaaaaaataatattgaattatcatcatttaattgattaataattgtaaattcattatattttgaaagtacaaccattttttttttattttaaaaaaaaaaaaaagtgtttaggaaaactttatttatttgtttttttatttatttttatataaaaatttcaattataaaaaataaataagaaataaaaaagaaaaaaattataaaaaaaaaaaaaaaaaatagtatttttaaaaacactcaaaaaaaaaaaattattaaaaaaaaaaaaaaaataataaatatcttcattttttttttttttttttttttaatcaagatatttaaaaaaataataaaataaataaaattaatattccatttaaatgaaaataaattttgattttaaaaaaaataaaaatggaatatttttatttttttattatttaaaatactcAACATAACCAAATATAAATGAACAACGTTGACATTACCAACCAGccttcaaaataaaaaaattattttcaaatatttttttttgaattttattttttttatttttttttattttttttttataatttttttttttttattttttattttttattttttttgaaaatttttattttttttataattaaaaatacaacaatatatttttaaaataacattccctaatcaaaaaaaaaaaaaaaaaaacatcttttttttttgttattgtttaattaattcctattttttttaatattaaaaaaaaaaaaaaaaaaaagggaattGGGAAccttatttaaataattaataaattaataaattttattttttatttttcaccCCACCACACCACCACGAtagatgaaattgatttttttaaaattttaaaatttatcgttcatttatttatttatttttgtatttatttatatatatatataattaaaatttttaatttttttttttttttaaaaaaaaaacccaaactTAAAGAATGTTATCAActcaaaatgataataataatacaacacaACCAACACCAGCACCAACACCAGTACCAGCACCAGCAACAGTAACTTCAccaacacaacaacaacaacaacaacaacaacaacaacaacaacaacaacaacaacaacaacaacaacaacaacaacaacaacaacaaccaacaccaacaacaccaactacAGCAGCACCACCTATAACAGTTGCACCACCTAATATTATACAACCAACAgcacaaaataataataataataatagtggtagtaataCACCACCATTAACACCAGAATCATTAACTATTTtagttaataaatatttaaataaaactctTAGTGATTGTTCAAAGaaacaacaatcaattaaagatgaaattaaaataatatttgaatatttaaaagcaAATCCAACTTTACTCACAAAGAATGAATCATTCACAGCACCATCACTAAGATTAAATCCACAATGGACTAAATTTCTCGACCATTTAGCAACAATCTATAAATTTGCTTTCGAATCAAAAagttcaaaattaattgtatCATCCGTTGATTTTATAGaggtaaataaataaataaataaataaatataaatttatataaataaataaataaataaatataaatttatataaataaataaataaataaataaatttttctaatttttattattattattattattattattattattattattattattattattattattattattattattattattattattattattattattattattattattattatatgacaatagaaattaatttcaggTAGTTATATTTTAAGTGGTATgattgaaaatggtaaaatgataattgataaatttataGAACCAACATTATATCATTGTGCAGATATTTCAGATGAAATGACATTAGTTCAAGTTACTAAACTAGTTCATACAGTAGCATCAAAATTCCATAGACAAACATTATTATatagttttaaaactttattctATATTCATATCAATAGTAAACCATCTTCAAATTTAGCAATTGCATCAAAAACTTCAATCACTCAAATTATAAATCGTacttttaaaagttttaaaactaaaccaaatacaataataacaacaccaacaaaacaacaacaaccacaattacaaccacaaccacaaccacaaactgtatcaccatcaactaataataataataataatccaattcCAATTTCTTTCTCTGATTTACAATCACCAACacaaaattcaacaacaacaacaacaacaacaactactacaaccacaacagCATCAAAAGAACAGGTTAATGGTATTACCGATGATATTGTAAATAAGGAAGTAGAGCCACAATCAACACAAACACCAACTCCAactccaacaccaacaccaacaccaacaacaacaacaactacacaaccaccaccaataaataatcaagaacatgaattaaatttaaaagattcaatatatttatttagattattatgtgatttatcattaaaagatatttcaGAGTAtgtattaattttcatttatgtataaatatttaaaaaattttaagtttatatattaatatattaatttattattattttttttaaaaaaaaaaaagttatgaTTCACCAGAAGTTAAAGTTAGAATATTTTCAttagaattaatttcaaatatatttGATGATTATGGCAGATTTATAAAACATTATCCaagttttataaattatgaAATTCGTGAAGGTTTATTCCCATCAGTATTGAATTCAGGATTTTCATCACATAGTACAATATTTAGATTATCATTGACATTGTTTTTATCTATGGTTGTACATTATAGAGATTATTTACGTGATCCGATTGGACAGTACTTTACATTGATTGTATTGAGAGTATTGGAGAGTCCAACATCGACTTTACAACAACGTTGGATGGTGTTGCAAGTGTTGGCTAGAATTTGCGAGAATTATCAAATACTTGTAGacttttatataaattatgaTTGCAATTTATCGTCAAAGGATATCTTTCAAAAGACAATTGAAAGTTTATCAAAGATTGCCCAATTAATCATTCAAGAGaataaaatcaatgattTAAAAGTAAAGAACTCTGCATTGGAATGTCTAACATCATTGACTAAGGCATTGTCAGAGGGcattaatttacaaaaagaGAATCTTCAATTGAAACTATCACAAATCCCATCGgataataaattcattaaacaaaaggaattcaaattattaatcGAAGAGGGTAAGAGAAAGTTTAAGATTTCACCAAAACGTGGTATTGAATTCTTTTTGAAAATCGGTGCCACCGAAAGGGATGCTGCAAAATGTGCAAAGTTTTTAAGAGAAACTGAGGGATTGGATAAGGTTTCATTGGGTATTTATATCTCTGAGAGGGAGGATTTCAATATCGCCGTGTTAAATCATTATACTGAGTTATTCAATTTCAGTGGTTTCACATTGGATGGCGCTTTACGTTACTATTTATCTCATTTTAGATTAGTTGGTGAAGCTCAAAAAGTTGATAGATTAATGGAAGTTTTCTCAAAGAAATATTTCGATGATAATGATGCCACTGAATCGGGTGGTACCAATATAGTGGTCAATAAAGATTCAGTATTCATTTTAGCATTTGCTACAATCATGTTGGCAACTGATTTACATAGtagttcaattaaaaatcataTGTCAAAACAACAATGgttaaaaatgaattctaaaaataatggtggtgcAGATTATGATGAACAATTTTTATTAGGTATTTATGATCGTATCTCTTCTgaacctttaaaattaaaagaagatgATCTCCCAACTCCAACTGTTAATGgtagcaataataatggtgatggtaGTCCAgatgatttttcaattaaaattaaaaatagttttccAATTGATGACCCACCAAATAAAggtcaatttcaaaaattaccaTTCGATCATGGTAATTTATtagagaatttaaaatttatgatGGATGTAAGTTGGACACCAATCTTGGCAGCATTATCAACTGTATTAGAGAATACTGAAGATCCAAAAGTGATTCAAGTTTGTTTAGAaggttttaaatattcaaataatttattatgtCTATTAGATATGTCAATGGAACGTGAAGCTTTCATTTCatctttatcaaattttacaATCTCTGAAAAGagtaaagaattaaaacaaaaaaatatggattcattacaaaaattaattttaattgcaCGTATTGATGGTGATCATTTAGAAAAATCTTGGTTACCagtattaaaatcaatttcctTCTTAGAAAGATTAAGAGTTTCATATTTAGGtgttgaacaacaacaacaatcaaattcacaacaacaacaacaacaacaacaacaacaacaacaacaacaacaacaacaacaacaacaactgcaACCAaattcacaacaacaacaacaacaacaaccatcatcacaacagcaacaacaacaacaacaacagcaacaaccacaacagcaacaaccacaacaacaatcacaacaaccaacaaatttacaacaaaatatacaacaacaacaacaacaacaaaatatacaacaacaacaacaacaacaacttgatggtagtggtagtagttcAAGTGGATcagttaatttaaattcatcataTAGTGgtttacaaaataatttaataagtggtaataattcaaataataatacaggTAATAATACACCAACACAATCAAGTTTAAATACACCAATTCAATTAGTACCACCAAAGAGATCAATTAGTACAACAGAATTCTTTTTAGGTGTTAAAACTCATCAGCGaagtaattcaaatttaccaTCGATTGAAGGTATTA comes from Dictyostelium discoideum AX4 chromosome 2 chromosome, whole genome shotgun sequence and encodes:
- a CDS encoding SEC7-like domain-containing protein encodes the protein MLSTQNDNNNTTQPTPAPTPVPAPATVTSPTQQQQQQQQQQQQQQQQQQQQQQQQQQQPTPTTPTTAAPPITVAPPNIIQPTAQNNNNNNSGSNTPPLTPESLTILVNKYLNKTLSDCSKKQQSIKDEIKIIFEYLKANPTLLTKNESFTAPSLRLNPQWTKFLDHLATIYKFAFESKSSKLIVSSVDFIEKLISGSYILSGMIENGKMIIDKFIEPTLYHCADISDEMTLVQVTKLVHTVASKFHRQTLLYSFKTLFYIHINSKPSSNLAIASKTSITQIINRTFKSFKTKPNTIITTPTKQQQPQLQPQPQPQTVSPSTNNNNNNPIPISFSDLQSPTQNSTTTTTTTTTTTTTASKEQVNGITDDIVNKEVEPQSTQTPTPTPTPTPTPTTTTTTQPPPINNQEHELNLKDSIYLFRLLCDLSLKDISDYDSPEVKVRIFSLELISNIFDDYGRFIKHYPSFINYEIREGLFPSVLNSGFSSHSTIFRLSLTLFLSMVVHYRDYLRDPIGQYFTLIVLRVLESPTSTLQQRWMVLQVLARICENYQILVDFYINYDCNLSSKDIFQKTIESLSKIAQLIIQENKINDLKVKNSALECLTSLTKALSEGINLQKENLQLKLSQIPSDNKFIKQKEFKLLIEEGKRKFKISPKRGIEFFLKIGATERDAAKCAKFLRETEGLDKVSLGIYISEREDFNIAVLNHYTELFNFSGFTLDGALRYYLSHFRLVGEAQKVDRLMEVFSKKYFDDNDATESGGTNIVVNKDSVFILAFATIMLATDLHSSSIKNHMSKQQWLKMNSKNNGGADYDEQFLLGIYDRISSEPLKLKEDDLPTPTVNGSNNNGDGSPDDFSIKIKNSFPIDDPPNKGQFQKLPFDHGNLLENLKFMMDVSWTPILAALSTVLENTEDPKVIQVCLEGFKYSNNLLCLLDMSMEREAFISSLSNFTISEKSKELKQKNMDSLQKLILIARIDGDHLEKSWLPVLKSISFLERLRVSYLGVEQQQQSNSQQQQQQQQQQQQQQQQQQQQLQPNSQQQQQQQPSSQQQQQQQQQQQPQQQQPQQQSQQPTNLQQNIQQQQQQQNIQQQQQQQLDGSGSSSSGSVNLNSSYSGLQNNLISGNNSNNNTGNNTPTQSSLNTPIQLVPPKRSISTTEFFLGVKTHQRSNSNLPSIEGINIDQVSKELETANHLFVNSSSLTNEAIVHFVDCLASVSIDELKLASPSIFSLQKLVEVSYYNANRIRLFWSIIAEHFTKIGCTYPDNVYISSMVIDSLKQLAQKFLDFDEDPQQEPSQKDFLKPLETIFSHNQHPDVRELILKCIFQLTNGRNSLIKSGWKPIFTIFTLSSSSNDSLIATQAFDFVDELIRDFSNISETFFIDYVNCLSSYANSRHKELPIKAIDILSYCGVQLANGRVCALVREEGASANTPLFTDTQEHISLWFPLLTGLARVTSHQDPDLRSYALDTLFRVLALFGSTFSSKLWELIFRGVLLPIFDNVGYSKGQHETILEDTRWLKQTGNHAFQSLTEMFINFVDIVCFLLDDMLDLLVSCILQENELLAKTAGTFLIQLVSTNGSKFSQTQWSNIVSQFYKIFQTNTPFEIFKLIEFEQNIQNNNENIVNNNNSINNNNINNNNNNLNGHNDNSLSNISGTLSKQQQQHLLLSLSKQQQQYLSSVAHSGNEKSHSAPISPVLDSSNKLNNSNSNSSNNNNNNNNNNNNVSQQSNSNINPLSQSKSDNEISLRSSTSLPTTPVVLTPPVIRKELNSINEEHHSIINGSSNEQISSITTITNENSSSSSSPASVSHSRSNSDLPSTTSTPIKSHSRLPSSSNVNLTIFNQQYLINQSNNNNQSQNNQSQYTNTINNIQSKCSVQLQMVQAINDIAISHYEYLNTSQLFCLGDCLQLTFTFCQDALVEQRLISSLKKVGQTFDILKKKAITGYLNLLMILYSEKDIDVENRSIHSEFRLINLCQELIQIYISNPNETIVQSSTILQILQGILSFDDDKFLRNTSIYYELLIQLLVQENKEIRSNLRDILIRIGKLQGTINK
- a CDS encoding hypothetical protein (FUSOLIN PRECURSOR), which gives rise to MYISKFLLLSLISMISISLINSHGYAIYPMARQQKCPKGNIWWPEDGSGITDAACRSAFQFVKAKGNNPQYQFIQSNEFSVLIPNYAQGASALKAAVPNSLCSAYATTSSNDKSGMSIVAPWTPTIIPTTANAVNVSFTYKFCATASHNPNFWEFYVSKPGFNPTTTPLTWDHLTLFQSFPNTASVSISDPSCSSTSAYIFNLNMPTRFSNAILLVRWQRVDPVGECFINCSDFKCVA